The window TATGGGGAGCATTATTAGCGATCTAATGATATCCATGAGCAATAAATTTATACTCGTTCAACTCCTAAATCTAGCAACGCCAGTATTAGAATTTGTCTTGTTCATTTGTCAGTAAACAGGTACTTGCAAAGAGAGCTTGGTAAATATACATGTTTAGGGTGCCACAGACGGGTACTTGTGCTAAGTATACAATAAAATAGTCCGTCAATATAGCAAGCTAAACAACAGTGTATCCTTTTCTCTAAaagagttttatttttatcatGACTAAACCAAATCTGTTAAATAAATGagtcgattttttttttttcttttttttctttcttttttttttttttttctctcttcttaaACTCTTCTCATTTTGGTTTTAAAAAATCAGATTATCTAAGTGGGCTAAAAAAATTCCAGTACTAaggtactacctactaggtagcttAAAAATTATCCCTGCTGCACGTACTAGGTATTAATTACTAACGCGTCCTATCACAACGACGCGATTTGCTCTTCGCTACACATGCTAAGGAGAAAGCCTTCTTGCTATCTCACGCCTGTATCCTCTATTCGTTTGCTCCGTTGACCTTTGGCTTAAGGTCGACGTTTTAGAGTATGCAGCTTGAAAAGACTGCTGAATAGAAACAAGAAAAGTCGCCCCAAGTAACTATTACCTGGAGAGCTACGCTACGTCATGGAGCTGCTTCAACGGATTCGTAACATGTGGCAATTCGCCAACTTGTGTCAATGGATATACATTTTTGGTGAAGCTGTCGCAATTAACGTATCAATTGACATCGAAGTAAGTGAAGCGTTCTTTTATTGTATCTTCTTCGTAGCTGTATGCTGATACAGCGGTAGTATATCGAGGCAGAATGTCTCAAACCAAATTCACCAGGTCTCGACGATATTGCTTTAGCACTCTTGAAAACGGTCACCTCACATCGTGGTCTTACGTATGCATATTCCTTATtgcattctctctctccggaGCCAATGTCCAACGGTTAACATCTAAACAAAGCCACGAAGCATTTGACAACCAAGCTCGAATGCAGTACGTTCTGAGGTCGCCAGAATCAAATCCGTTTGGTGACGAAAATGCCCCCAAAGCCTTTTCTGATCTCGACGTATTCACAAAGGTAAGCGCTACAGTTGAGCCGGCTCTCCCAATAATTCGCTAACGTCGACCGTCATATGACAGATCAAAGTAATGCAACAGTTTACCCAGTGGATCATGACCCGGCCGGAGCTACTtcgagagaaaatgaaagaacaaaaagatacAGAGCAAACATCATGGGTGCGCCCCACTTCCTCTCTATTCTCTACGCTGTCTAACTTAGTTTGTAGCGAATCGAGCCATATGGGTGGGATAGAGAAGATCGAATCTATTACGTCCTGGATGACAATCGAGTATATCGACTATCAGAAGCACCTCCAAGCCGTAAACCATCAAAGCCCAAGCCAAACCGTGGGTCCCGACGTCCAGGCAAAAGGCGACGCGTATCCGAATCGATCGACGACACAGCTTCCTCCTTCGAAGACTCGATAAAAGATGACCCTGAAGCTGATTTGGAAGATAATTATCTTGGAGGCATGGCTTGGGAATGTGTTGCTGTGACGCTTGCAGAAGTCCAGGGCCTCGTCAACAGTATGGCTTCATCCCGGgacgaaaacgaaaaagTACTTCGACGACAGCTTCGAGACCATCTTCTGCCTATTCTggagaaacaagaagaagatagaaTTCGTCGAGAGCTAAGACGCGAGAAGGAGTTGCAGGTACTTGCCAAGATGGCCAATGCCAAACGGTCAAGCAGAATTGCTATGAAGGCAGAGCAGCGacagaaagaagagcaggaGAGATTAGAGACTGAACATCTCCGGGAAGCAGAAGCAATTCAGCGCCGCGAGGAGCGGAAACAGGAGAAAATCCAAAGAGAGCTCGAAATGAGGCTTGCGTCTAGAGAGGAACGtttgaaaaagagagaagaacgTCGCACCACTCATGACGAGAATGACGCTCAGGTGTCTgtgggcgatggcgatgatacTGTAGTAGCAGCTGGAGTGTTTCTACAGCATCAAATTCAGGTCGGAGAAGGCTCAGGGGGTGTCAAAAACATgcaggacgaagaggagggtTGGGTATTTGACTGCTCATGCGGCTTGTATGGGCAAGTGGATGATGGCAACCACAGCGTGGCATGCGAGAGCTGCAATGTATGGCAGCACAGCAAATGCTTGGGCATCAGCGAAGCCGCTGCTGATCATCCCGATTTTCATTTTGTCTGCGCCTCATGTCGTCAAAAAAGGGATCCTATTGCAGCGCTGAAAAGTCACATGGCACCTGAATCTACACTTAAACCTGAACCAGAACTTCGACCTGAACCTACACTGAGATCTGAACCTGCACCTGCACCTGCACTTGCACCTGAGGCTGAACCTGAAGGTAATGTTGGTCAAAATACTGCTTCTACCACTACTCTTATTACTCCTGCTTCTGcggctactgctgctgctattgctgctgctattgctTCCGCAACTGCCACCACTGCCGTCATTCCTACCACTACTTCCATTATCTAAATGGGGAGCTACGCAAGGCCAATACAGACTAGCACGTTTGAGGCATCGCTGAGGAAGCTTCATATCTCTAATTCCAGCAGCTTAACTTGTCAACGCTTTGTTTGGCATTCTATAAACGACCACGGAGATCTTATTGAGACGGCACAACGCTGTTTCCCTCGTCACGCACATGCGTACATCAGCTGCTAATGTCTCTCACTAGCCCCGATAATTGGAGTCCCTCCACTTGAGGATTGCTTCCATTCAAAATGGATTCTTGTTGATCTCACAAAGCATATAATCACCTGACGAACCTTCACCCAAAGAACCAGCTGACGAGTCTCAAAGCTACAAGACACTCAATCTCAAACCTTTGTTGATGCCGTTGTTCAAGTAATTACAAGTAAAATACTCTTGAAGATATTTTTAGAGGCACCTGTCCGTTTGCAATGGTTGAAAACAAATTAGCCGCTcaaaggaagcagctggTTCCGATGAGGCTGCCTCGCCGACTTTTGGCAATTCCGTTGGACATCTACACAATACAAAGACATAGGTTGAACTGGAGCCTTCCAGCTACGGACCCATCTCGCTGGAGAGCGGCTAGCAGATGCCAATGTTTAGGAAGATACCAAGTACTTGCATGTCATaaatccaaaaaaaatcattGCTAGCAGCCGCATCTGCCGGTTTACCATAGCATGTATCCGCGCCGCCCCGTCTGGGGAAGGTGATGCTGAATCTTTCGCAACTCACGGTATAAATCGCATTCATCCAACAGCCCTTTAAGTCAAAGGTAGTTATAATCAATAGCAAAATATATACATTTATTTATCAAAACTCAGCTCTGAAAAAAACAGAAGCCTACAATGGATGGGGTCGTTCCTTTCAGCAAGAGATCCCCAAGCCGATGAGACGTGTCCGAGCAACCACATGAGGTGCACGACCAACAGTCATTAGCAGCGCACATTTTGAGCTGTTTCGGCGCTTCGGGATGGCTCTGCACATACCGTATGGCCATCATATTTACTGTTCTTATCCCCTCCATGATTCTTACTCAGTAGTTGCGCGTCCTTGCGTTCGCAGGCTATCTCTTTTCGGCGTCCGCGACAGAGTTCAGGCCCTGTGGTCCATTGCGCTGCGGTGCACGGAGTGGCCCATGATGAAGGAAATTAATGCCACTGGGTTCACAGTACCGCATGCGGCAGAAGCTTtgataattaattatttatttgtttgtGACCTTGTAAGTCATGCGTTTGGACGACGTCGTGGGAGATGGAATGAATATGTATAAGGGCAGCCCATCAAAGGATGCTGCTCTGGGACAAAGACAACAGTCCACCCTTTCTTGTTCATAAAGAACTGTGATCTCATTGCATATTTTCCTTCTGTTTTTCATTACAACAGAAGATTGAAGATAATTCATACATTTCGCTGGCCCTTATTCCTCAAAGCTTCGTCAGCGTTCTCTTGTGTCAAAGATTCAATAAATTTGGACCTAGGATACCCCAGAGTCTCTACTTCCATCAActttcaacatcaacattATCTCAACGGAGTCCCTCATGGAGCGTAAAGGTCCCGCGATTCAGGGGACTACAGATTTCGGCTTGTCTGGCCATTCTACCACCATAACGTTGCATGGCCATCCCTACTCAAACCAAGTTCTCCTGCCGGTAAGCTCAGCCAATACATGTATCGAATCTACTTATCCAAAAATGCTAACAATCTCCAAGTCATCTTACACACAGCGACGTACAGTGTCTGATGCTCATTATAATATGATGGTAAGAAGCCAATGCAATGCTACTGACCTAGAACATTACTCGTTATACATGGAAGAAGCACTCGCTGATGGTAATTTTTAGGCCAACTCGCAGTATATGACTGAATCAGCGTACAATTTTTCTAGCATGGAAGATGCTCTCCATGCTCAACCGGCTGCTAGGAGTTTGAAAATCGCCGATTCTGAGCAAGAAGCGTATCGTCCAACCAAGGCACGAAAAACAGTAAGAAAGACGAAAATCTCAAAGCGCGGAGAGCATACCAAGTTTCTTAGCAGAGCACTCTCTGTGATATCGTCTGTGCCTCAAACTGTTGTGCTGAAGAACGCCGAATTGTTTGCTACCCGCGCGACCGAGGTACGGCTAGACGAAGCTGACAAGGCCGGGAAGATCAAGCGGCCTCTCAATGCATTCATGCTTTATCGCAAATTTTATCAAGACGTTGCCAAAACGTGCTGCACTAAGAACAACCATCAACAGGTTTCGACCGTTTGTGGGGATTCTTGGAAGAACCTCGAGTCCTCACAACTTGTTCGTGAGTTTACTCGTCTGGCggcagaggagagaaaaaggcacGTAGAGGCCTTTCCCTCATACAAGTATGATCCTCTGCATTCAAAGAAGAGGGACGATAAAGACTCGATGCTGTCCTTGCCACTGGACAAGGGCGATTTTGAGCACAGCGGTGATCGAGCTCTGCCCGAGGACAATAAAGTGAagcggaaaaaaaaggatttatcTGAACACCATGGGTCCTTACAGCTGGGCAATGAGATGTACCCACCCACTTTCGACGACCAGCAGGTCTTCATGGCTCGGCCCTATCCCCCCCAAGCTTACTGGACTCCTGCTCTACAAGTCCAGCCTGCTCCATACTATACGGGGAACTATGTAGATCATGATCAATTCCAAGGATTGCATGTTTGGTCCAGCGAAGATTCTTTGCACGGTGGAAATGCACAGCCTCTCATCACTGGTCTGCAGGGAGTCCCAATGGAGCGTGGTTTGAGTGTTCAGAAGATTTGCGTCGACCCCAAGCTTTTTTACTGTCCGCCCAGTTCGAAGTATGATTTGCCCAACAGCAGCTCGAGTGCAGCACAGGAGCAGTGGAATCAGGGAGGACCTTCTGAGGCATCACACACAGATCCAGTGATCCCTGGTGTGGATGTAAGGGGTTCTTATGATGCATATCTCAAAGGAACTGACAGTGACTGGAAAGTGGAACATCTAGAAGAGCCTAGTCAGTTTGACGACTGGATGTCTCAGGTTGAAGGGGGAATTTGAAGGAGGGGAGAAAGACGGCGTTTTTGTAAATGTTTGTATAACTAGGCAATTGGCGTTGGAACATACACTGGCTATTTTATGTTTATTTTGGCTCTTAGACTACTTGTTGCAAATAGAAATGAATACACCATACCGCAGTTCAAACTTCCAAAGCTCGTCAGCAGCAGTACCAAGTCACATAATATACTAGCCCTAGAGGTGAATATATGataaggagaaaagaaaaaaaagaaacaaagggaaaaaaaaaaaaagataaagaaaaggagagaacaCTAGTGCTGGCAGCTATACCAAGCCGCTATGATTTGTGTTGAGGTGTAGGTTATGCTATCCAGACATCGACGGTTCCCAAGTGAGTGTTCACATCTGTCTGTTGGTAGAGGCATTAGGCCTTACTAGATGGCCTATTACCACC is drawn from Trichoderma asperellum chromosome 4, complete sequence and contains these coding sequences:
- a CDS encoding uncharacterized protein (EggNog:ENOG41) — its product is MERKGPAIQGTTDFGLSGHSTTITLHGHPYSNQVLLPSSYTQRRTVSDAHYNMMANSQYMTESAYNFSSMEDALHAQPAARSLKIADSEQEAYRPTKARKTVRKTKISKRGEHTKFLSRALSVISSVPQTVVLKNAELFATRATEVRLDEADKAGKIKRPLNAFMLYRKFYQDVAKTCCTKNNHQQVSTVCGDSWKNLESSQLVREFTRLAAEERKRHVEAFPSYKYDPLHSKKRDDKDSMLSLPLDKGDFEHSGDRALPEDNKVKRKKKDLSEHHGSLQLGNEMYPPTFDDQQVFMARPYPPQAYWTPALQVQPAPYYTGNYVDHDQFQGLHVWSSEDSLHGGNAQPLITGLQGVPMERGLSVQKICVDPKLFYCPPSSKYDLPNSSSSAAQEQWNQGGPSEASHTDPVIPGVDVRGSYDAYLKGTDSDWKVEHLEEPSQFDDWMSQVEGGI